The sequence TCCACCAGCTGGGCAAGCTCCAGCAGGGAGAGGCCGTAGCCCCGATCCGCCACCCGGTCGGCCCACTCCAGCCGCGTCAGCAACTGCTGCAGTGGCGCCGGGGCAAGGCCCGCCTCGGGGGCGTCGGATCCATCAGCGCCGGGAACGACCTGTTCGGCCTGTCCGGAAGGAGCCGGCACTTCGGCCTCCAGCCTGGCGGTGGCCAGCACCTCTCCGGCCATCAGCGGCGGGATCTGGCCACGGGAAAAGGCCACGGCGATGGTGTCGCAACGCTCATTGTCCGGATCGCCGCTGTGGCCCTTCACGTGGCGCAGGGACACATCGGCAAGGCGGGCCCGGTCGAGCTGCTCCCAGAGATCACGGTTCAGCACCTGCCCACCGGAGGCAGTGCGCCAGCCCTTGCGCTTCCAGCCGTGAATCCACTTGCCGAGGCCATCAATCAGATAACGGCTGTCGGTTCGGATCGCCAGGTCGGGATGGCGGGGCAGATCGCGCAGAGCGTTCAGCAGCGCCAGGGCCGCCGTGAGCTCCATGCGGTTGTTGGTGGTGTGCTGGTCGGCGCCGCCCAGCTCATGGACGGAACCATCTTCAAAGCGCAGCAGCCCCCCCCAGCCGCCCGGGCCGGGGTTGCCACTGCAGGCCCCGTCACAGGCCGCCGCCACCACCCGCGCTGGCCGATCAGCCACTGGACATCCTCAAGATCGTCGCTAGACAGATCTTCTACTCTGAGCTGCCATCAGGGCAGAGCGTCGCCATGATCAGCAGCCGAGCCTCAGTCAGCAGGCGTGCCTGCATGGCGCTTCGCGTCGCTGTCACCGGCACGGCGATCACCGCCACAGGTGCCGCCGCCATCCTCAGTTCCAGCTGGCTGATGGGCCGCCAGGCCAGCGGCGCCAGGGCAGCGGCTCTGTTCGGAAGCGAGCCGATCGCTCCCGGTCAGGCCATCGCCGTAGCCCAGCCCCTGGCCGGCAACCGCTGGAACCTGATCGTGCTCGAGCAGCTTCAGGCGGCCCCGCCCTGCTGGCGGGAGTACCCGGATGGCTCGGTGATCTCCTACGACAACGACGTGGCCGAGGGCGTGTGCGGCCGCTACCTCTCCAGCAGTGCCTACTCGCTGAGGGTGGCCAACGACGATCTCAACAACCCCTGGCGGCTGCGGGTGGAGAGCGAGAACGGCCGCCTGCGGCTGCTGGCCTCCCACCCCCAGCAGACCACCCTGATCCCGGTGGCCAGCGGCAAGGCTCCTGCCAGTGGCCTCGCCAGCCTCAAGCTGGAGCCGGGCTGGACCTTCCAGCGCCGTACCTACGGCGAGCAAACCCTCAGGCATCTCTACATGGCCCACGCCGAGCCGCTTCCAGTCCTGCTGGCCCGGGCCCGGGGCGGCGGTCAGCTGGCGGCGCTGCCGTCCCTGGCCCCACCCCCGTTGCTGAACCAACCTGGCCCCGTGGCGGAGTCCAGCCCCAGCAGCACGCGGCGGGGCCTTGCCAGGGTGGAGCGCTCATCGGTGCTGTCCAGTCGATCCAGGCTGCTGAGGCAGTCCAGCTCCCAGCGCCCCCGCCAGAGCGGCGTGATTGCCCTTGAGGTGGTGCCCTACGGCAGCTGAGCCGCCCCCAGGCCAGTTCAACGAGTGACCGACGCCCCCTGGCACCCTGAGATTCCCTCGTTAACGTCATGTTTGTGAGGAGTGGGGAACGACTCTTCCGGGTCGAAACGAGGACAGACTCCGAAAGACCGTTCCACAATCCTGCCCCGCCTTTGGCGGGGCATTTTTTTTTTGCAGATCAAGGTTCCTGAAGTTGGGGACCAGCAGGCTTCAGGTCGGGCGCGGGAGCTGCCAGCGGCCCAGCAAAAAGCCGGCCCACGAAGGAGCCGGCTACTGAAGGCGCCGCCTGGGCGCCGGTGGGCGCGGGGCCGGCAAAGCCGACCCCAGGGTGATCACTTGATCGACACCTTGCCGCCCACCTCTTCGATGGCCTTCTTGAGGGCCTCGGCATCGGCCTTGGCGATGCCTTCCTTGACCGGCTTGGGAGCGGCCTCCACGAGGGCCTTGGCGTCGCCCAGGCCCAGGCCGGTGGCTTCGCGCACGGCCTTGAGCACCTTGATCTTGGCCGAATCTTCGAAACCCTCAAGGATCACGTCGAATTCGGTCTGCTCTTCAGCGGCCTCAGCGGCAGCGGCAGGAGCCGCGGCCATCATCACGCCAGCGGAAGCGGCGGCGGAGACGCCGAAGGCCTCCTCAATCTGCTTGACGAGCTCGGAAGCCTCAAGCAGGGAGAGGGATTTGAGTTGGTCGAGAATCTGGTCGGTCGTAGCAGACATGGTTGGGAATCAGCAACAGATCTGTGGGAAACAGTCGGATCGGTTGAACTCGGCAACAGCCGCTGGCATTGAGGCGGGCCTCAGGAGGCCTGGCCTTCGCCATCGGCGTGTTGCTGGAGCGCCCGAGCGAGACCGGAAGGAACCTCGTTGATGCCCACGGCCACCTTGGTGGCCACAGCGTTGATCGCACCGGCGATCTGAGCCATGAGCACCTCCTTGGAGGGCAGATCCCCGATGGCCTTGATGTCGGACCGGGAGAGGAGCTTGCCTTCGAAAAGGCCGCCCTTGGTTTCCGACTTCTTGCTGTCCTTCTGGAAGGACTGCACGGCCTTCACCGCACCACCCACGTCGCCCTTGACGAGCACGAAGGCGTTGGTGCCGGTGAGCAGGGATTCGAGATTCGACCAGGCACTGTCGCCATCAATGGCCCGACGCATCAAGGTGTTTTTGGTCACCTTGCACACACCGTTGCTGGCCTGCAGACGGGTCCGCAGATCAGACATCTCCTTGATGGACAGACCCTTGAAATCAAGGACCAGCGCCAGTTCGGCCTCGCCGAGGAGCCCCTTGAGCTCTTCGACGATCTGTTGCTTGTTCTCCAGCGTGCGGCCCATAGGAAAGGATCGGATCGGGGGAACAAGCCGGGTACGCGGCCCTGGACGCCAACGCCAACCACTCCGAGAGTGACTGCCGAAGGGCTCGAGGCCGCTGCATGCTCCTGACCCGATCAAGACACCCGTGGATCAACCCACCGGCGGCCTGGAGGCCGAAAACCTGTCGCGTACACCTCGGCAGGACTTACAGAAACGGATCATCCGGGGAACCGGAAGCCGTTCTCACCTGCTGTCTGGGGTAGGGCGCGTGCCCTTCTGGCCTAAGCCAGCTCATAAACATAACTCAGCGTGGGGCCAGCCTTTGATGCTGAACCCACCGGTTCCGGCTCAGCCCTCCTGCTTGATGTCCTGCAGGGCGGCGAAGTCCACCTGCACCGAGGGACCCATGGTGGAGGTGACGTAGAGGGAGCGCCAGTAGCGGCCCTTGGCACCGCTGGGCTTCTGGCGATCGATCGTCTCCTGCAGGGCCTTGAGGTTGTCGAGCAGCTTGGCGGAATCGAAGCTGGCCTTGCCGAAGCGCACGTGCACGATGCCACTGCGGTCGGCACGGAACTCGAGCTTGCCGGCCTTGAACTCGGCGATGGCGCCGACCAGGTCAGTGGTGACGGTGCCGGCCTTGGGGTTGGGCATCAGGCCCCGGGGGCCCAGCACCCGGCCCAGCTTGGCCACCTTGGGCATCATGTCCGGGGTGGCGATCAGCAGATCGAAGTCGATCGTGCCGCCGGCGATCTGATCCACCAGATCGTCGTCGCCGGAGAGCTCGGCGCCGGCGGCCTTGGCGGCAGCCACGGCCTCACCCCGGGCGATCACGGCGATGCGAATGCTCTGACCGGTGCCGTGGGGCAGGGCCACGGTGGTGCGCAGCTGCTGGTCGGTGTACTTGGGATCGATGCCGAGGCGCACGTGGGCCTCGATCGTCTCGTCGAACTTGGCGGTGGCGTTGGCCTTCACCAGCTCGATGGCCTCCATGGGCTCATGGGCTCGCTCGGCGACCTTGGCCTGGAGGGAGGAAAAACGCTTGGAAACTTTTGGCATGGCGGGTATGGGGTGCGGGCGATGCAGGGCAGGGCTGGGGCGCCGTAGGCGCGGTGGGCCGCTGGCTGGATCTCCCCCTGGGGAGGGATGGAAGGACTCAGTCGTTGACGGCGACGCCCATGTTGCGGGCGGTGCCTTCGATGATGCGCATGGCCGACTCGACGCTGGTGCAGTTGAGGTCGGGCAGCTTGGTCTTGGCGATCTCCTCGAGCTGGGCGCGGCTGATGGCACCCACCGCCCCCTTGGCGGAGGTGGCGGCACCCTTCTCAATGCCGGCGGCCTTGGAGATCAGCACCGAGGCGGGAGGGGTCTTGGTGATGAAGGTGAAGCTGCGGTCTTCAAAGACCGAGATCTCCACCGGAATCACATAGCCGGCCTTCTCCTGGGTGCGGGCGTTGTACTCCTTGCAGAACGCCATGATGTTGACGCCGTGCTGACCAAGGGCAGGACCCACAGGGGGCGCCGGGTTGGCTTTGCCGGCCTGGAGGGCCAGCTTGATCACGGCTACGATTTTCTTGGCCATCGTCTCGAACTACTGGGCGGAGCTGCGGATCACCTCCTGAAGGGAGGCGTGACGGGAACGGCCATCCTCCGCAGGGAGACGGCCGCTGAGCAGAGCCAGGGGCTCAGCTCTGCTTGCTGATCTGGGCGAATTCGAGTTCCACAGGCGTTTCCCGACCGAAGATCGAGAGCAGGGCCTTGAGCTTGTTGCGCTCGCCCGACACCTCGATCACCTCGCCCTGGAAGTCCTTGAAGGGCCCGGCCGTCACCAGGATCTGATCGCCCTCGGTGAGATCGACCTTCACCACTGCTTTCTTCTCAGCCGCCCGCTTGAAGATGCGGTCCACCTCCTGGCGGCTCAGCGGCCGCGGCTTGATGTGGCCGCGGGCGCGGGCCGTGGCCCGACGCTCCTCCGCCCCCACGAAGTTGATCACGTTGGGGGTGCTGCGCACCGCCATCATCGTGTCCTCGTCGAGCATCATCCGCACCAGCACATAGCCGGGGAACACCTTCTCCTCGGTGCTCTGGCGGCTGCCATCCTTCTTCAGCTTCACCCCGGGGGTCTGGGGGATCTCGATCTCCAGGATGCGGTTGTCCACCCCGAGGGTCACCGCCCTCTGCTCCAGGGTGGCCTTCACTTTCTTCTCGCAACTGGACGCCACCTGCACCGCATACCAGCGAGCCACCTGGCGCTTCTCGGTGGGGGCTTCAGCCGCGGGCTCAGAGCGCGTCTCTGCCTCCGGGCCAAGCGAGTCGGCAGCGGCGTCGGTTTGGGGTTCAGAGAGGGTCTCGGACACGGTGCTCAGGCTGGGGGCTCAGGAAAACAGGGGGGAGTGGGCGCTGCGGCTGGGGGCTGGAGGTCTGACAGGACTGGCGGAGGGTCAGCCGAACACCTGGGAGGAGGCCCAGCCGTAGAAGCGGTCGATGGCCGCGATCGCCGCCGCCGAGAGCCCCACCATCAGGATCACCGCCACCGACTCACTGAACAGCTGCTGGCGGCTGGGCCAGACCACCCGGCGCAGCTCCGCCAGGGTGGCGGCACCGAAACCCTTGGGGCTGGCCGCCTCGGCCGCTGCAGTGGACTCAGCCGCCACCTGTTCAGAGGCAGCCTGCTCAGCCGCAACGCTGCGTGGGGAGCGGTTGGGGTCGGAGCTGTTGGGATCGGGGCTGTTGGGGTCGGACAACACGGGCGCTGACGCACGCGGGCATCCGCGCGACTCGGCAAACAGTCACCCTACCGGACGCCCTTCCCCAGGGGTTCAAAGCACAGACCAGCGCCGGCGCCCTCTCCGAGGCTGATGTGCACGCCCCGGGCCCCCTCGTAGCGGTCCTCCAGCAGCTCAGTGGCCAGGGGATTCTCGATACGGCGCCGCAGCACCCGGCGCAGGGGCCTGGCGCCGTACTCCGGCTCATAGCCCTGGGCCGCGAGGGCCTGCACCACCGGCTCCTCCACCTCCAGCTGGAGCTGCTGCTCCGCCAGCAGGGCGGCCAGCTCGGCCAGCTGCAGCCGCACGATGCGCTCGAGATCGGCCTCCGAGAGAGGCCGGAAGCGGATCACCTCGTCGATGCGGTTGAGGAACTCGGGCCGGAAGCTGGCCGCCAGGGCCTGGTCCATGGCCTGCTCCACCTGGGCCCCGTCCAAGGCGCCGCGGGCATGGTCGAGGATCGCCCGGCTGGCCAGGTTGCTGGTCATGATCACCACCGTGTGGCGGAAGTCCACGGTGCGGCCCTGGGAATCGGTGAGCCGGCCGTCATCGAGCACCTGCAGCAGCAGGTTGAACACCTCAGGGTGGGCTTTCTCCACCTCATCGAGCAGCAGCACGGCATAGGGACGGCGCCGCACGGCCTCGGTGAGCTGCCCCCCCTCCTCGTAGCCGACGTAGCCGGGCGGGGCCCCCACCAGCCGGGCCACGGCATTGCGCTCCATGAATTCGCTCATGTCGAGGCGCACCAGGGCCTCGTCCTCGTCGAACAGGGCCGCGGCCAGGGCCTTGGCCAGCTCGGTCTTGCCCACACCGGTGGGGCCGAGGAACAGGAACGAGCCCACGGGCCGCCGCGGCGACTGCATGCCGGCCCGGGCGCGCCGGATCGCGGCCGCCACCGCCGCCACGGGCTCCAGCTGGCCGATCACCCGCTCGCCGAGGCGGCTGTCGAGCTCCAGCAGCTTCTGGCGTTCGCCGGCCAGCAGGCGCTGCACCGGAATGCCGGTCCGGCGGGCCACCACATCGGCGATGTCGCCGGGCTCCACCTGCTCGCGCAGCATGGCGTCAGTCTGCATCGCCTCCTCCAGGTCGCGGCGGCGCTGCTGCACGCCGTGGAGCTGGTCGTACTGGAGGCGGGCCGCCTCCTCGAGATCGCCGCAGCGCTCCGCCTCGGCGATGGCATGGCGCAGGTCTTCGTCCTGCTGGAGCAGTTCGCGCAGTTCCGCCACCCGCTGCCGCTCCGCCTGCCAG is a genomic window of Cyanobium sp. NS01 containing:
- a CDS encoding ribonuclease H gives rise to the protein MADRPARVVAAACDGACSGNPGPGGWGGLLRFEDGSVHELGGADQHTTNNRMELTAALALLNALRDLPRHPDLAIRTDSRYLIDGLGKWIHGWKRKGWRTASGGQVLNRDLWEQLDRARLADVSLRHVKGHSGDPDNERCDTIAVAFSRGQIPPLMAGEVLATARLEAEVPAPSGQAEQVVPGADGSDAPEAGLAPAPLQQLLTRLEWADRVADRGYGLSLLELAQLVEQPLRTLERRSRAWTWRDWRVEPLEDGRWRLRRGTAGLDDRP
- a CDS encoding DUF3747 domain-containing protein; translation: MALRVAVTGTAITATGAAAILSSSWLMGRQASGARAAALFGSEPIAPGQAIAVAQPLAGNRWNLIVLEQLQAAPPCWREYPDGSVISYDNDVAEGVCGRYLSSSAYSLRVANDDLNNPWRLRVESENGRLRLLASHPQQTTLIPVASGKAPASGLASLKLEPGWTFQRRTYGEQTLRHLYMAHAEPLPVLLARARGGGQLAALPSLAPPPLLNQPGPVAESSPSSTRRGLARVERSSVLSSRSRLLRQSSSQRPRQSGVIALEVVPYGS
- the rplL gene encoding 50S ribosomal protein L7/L12; this translates as MSATTDQILDQLKSLSLLEASELVKQIEEAFGVSAAASAGVMMAAAPAAAAEAAEEQTEFDVILEGFEDSAKIKVLKAVREATGLGLGDAKALVEAAPKPVKEGIAKADAEALKKAIEEVGGKVSIK
- the rplJ gene encoding 50S ribosomal protein L10, giving the protein MGRTLENKQQIVEELKGLLGEAELALVLDFKGLSIKEMSDLRTRLQASNGVCKVTKNTLMRRAIDGDSAWSNLESLLTGTNAFVLVKGDVGGAVKAVQSFQKDSKKSETKGGLFEGKLLSRSDIKAIGDLPSKEVLMAQIAGAINAVATKVAVGINEVPSGLARALQQHADGEGQAS
- the rplA gene encoding 50S ribosomal protein L1; this encodes MPKVSKRFSSLQAKVAERAHEPMEAIELVKANATAKFDETIEAHVRLGIDPKYTDQQLRTTVALPHGTGQSIRIAVIARGEAVAAAKAAGAELSGDDDLVDQIAGGTIDFDLLIATPDMMPKVAKLGRVLGPRGLMPNPKAGTVTTDLVGAIAEFKAGKLEFRADRSGIVHVRFGKASFDSAKLLDNLKALQETIDRQKPSGAKGRYWRSLYVTSTMGPSVQVDFAALQDIKQEG
- the rplK gene encoding 50S ribosomal protein L11, with the protein product MAKKIVAVIKLALQAGKANPAPPVGPALGQHGVNIMAFCKEYNARTQEKAGYVIPVEISVFEDRSFTFITKTPPASVLISKAAGIEKGAATSAKGAVGAISRAQLEEIAKTKLPDLNCTSVESAMRIIEGTARNMGVAVND
- the nusG gene encoding transcription termination/antitermination protein NusG; the protein is MSETLSEPQTDAAADSLGPEAETRSEPAAEAPTEKRQVARWYAVQVASSCEKKVKATLEQRAVTLGVDNRILEIEIPQTPGVKLKKDGSRQSTEEKVFPGYVLVRMMLDEDTMMAVRSTPNVINFVGAEERRATARARGHIKPRPLSRQEVDRIFKRAAEKKAVVKVDLTEGDQILVTAGPFKDFQGEVIEVSGERNKLKALLSIFGRETPVELEFAQISKQS
- the secE gene encoding preprotein translocase subunit SecE; translated protein: MAAESTAAAEAASPKGFGAATLAELRRVVWPSRQQLFSESVAVILMVGLSAAAIAAIDRFYGWASSQVFG